The Lycium barbarum isolate Lr01 chromosome 12, ASM1917538v2, whole genome shotgun sequence genome includes a region encoding these proteins:
- the LOC132621335 gene encoding heat stress transcription factor B-2a-like encodes MATNAIPAPADDRNISRKIGRSSRTKCPAPFLSKTYDLLEEQEEDNTYYKEQSKVVSWNAEGSGFVVWCPAEFSELMLPKYFKHNNFSSFIRQLNTYGFKKVASKRWEFQHEKFQKGCRHLIAEITRKKCEPSAFPTYLNPCEKRTLLARNEENTTRQMLMEENQNLKKERMELQMQIAHFKTLEMKLLQCLSQCVENPHTKTRKLF; translated from the exons ATGGCCACAAATGCTATTCCGGCACCGGCAGATGACCGGAATATTAGCCGGAAAATCGGACGGTCATCGAGGACGAAGTGCCCGGCCCCCTTCTTGTCGAAAACTTATGATCTTTTAGAGGAGCAAGAAGAAGATAATACTTATTATAAGGAGCAAAGTAAGGTTGTTTCATGGAATGCTGAGGGAAGTGGATTTGTTGTGTGGTGTCCAGCTGAGTTTTCTGAGCTTATGTTACCTAAATATTTCAAGCACAACAATTTCTCCAGTTTCATCAGACAACTTAATACCTAT GGATTCAAGAAAGTAGCATCAAAACGGTGGGAATTTCAGCATGAAAAGTTCCAAAAAGGGTGCAGGCATTTAATAGCAGAAATAACAAGGAAGAAATGTGAACCAAGTGCCTTCCCTACATACTTAAATCCTTGTGAAAAGAGAACATTATTAGCTAGAAATGAAGAGAATACAACAAGGCAGATGCTTATGGAAGAGAACCAAAACTTGAAAAAGGAAAGGATGGAATTGCAAATGCAAATTGCTCATTTCAAAACATTGGAAATGAAGTTGCTGCAATGCCTTTCTCAATGTGTGGAAAATCCACATACTAAAACTAGAAAGTTGTTTTAG
- the LOC132621333 gene encoding pentatricopeptide repeat-containing protein At4g21705, mitochondrial isoform X1, which produces MQKMQLNRRIFQGLTGIACRFYHSDKGKKATLYSKISPLGNPNCSVTNELDEWVCKGKKVRFAELQRIILDLRKRKRFTQALQASDWLKNSGIFTFSSTEHAVQLDLLGKVHGFPAAESYFNNLSKEDKNDKTFGALLHCYVRQCQTEKALTHLRRMEEEGVSLSSVAFNDIMSLYTRTDEYERIPEMLRHMKEIGVRPDNLSYRICINSYGAKSDIEGMERVLNEMENQSYIVMDWNTYAAVANIYVKAGLNDKANSFLNKAEEKIDNKEGLGYNYLISVYSRLGNKDEVIRLWFLEKSALKRCINRDYINMLEALVRLDTLEAAEQLLKEWETSDNCYDIRVPYIVIIGYIDKKLYEKAETMLEDLSTKGKILTPNIWGRLAAGYLDKGEFERAVKCMKVALSLKKDRKGWKPDPKGIMRIFSWFEENGSVNDAESFFNSLRPVVAVNREMYHVLLKLYIAGGKEVERLLNSMRADNIDENEETKLILGLQPNEIQTVKCSV; this is translated from the exons ATGCAGAAAATGCAATTGAATCGCCGGATATTCCAAGGCCTAACCGGAATAGCATGTCGATTTTACCATTCAGACAAGGGGAAGAAAGCGACACTCTATTCTAAAATAAGTCCACTTGGAAACCCCAACTGTAGCGTAACGAATGAGCTGGATGAATGGGTTTGCAAGGGCAAAAAAGTCAGATTTGCTGAGCTTCAACGCATCATTCTTGATCTTCGCAAACGTAAACGCTTCACTCAGGCCCTCCAG GCGTCCGACTGGTTGAAGAATTCTGGTATTTTCACTTTTTCATCAACCGAGCATGCAGTACAACTGGATCTGTTAGGTAAGGTTCACGGGTTTCCTGCTGCAGAAAGCTACTTCAATAACTTGAGCAAAGAAGATAAGAATGATAAGACATTTGGTGCTCTTCTACACTGTTATGTTCGGCAGTGCCAAACTGAAAAGGCACTGACACATCTGCGGAGGATGGAGGAGGAAGGTGTTTCTCTATCTTCTGTGGCCTTCAATGATATAATGTCACTGTACACAAGAACCGATGAGTATGAACGGATCCCTGAAATGCTGCGGCATATGAAGGAAATTGGGGTACGTCCTGACAATTTAAGTTACAGAATATGTATTAATTCGTATGGAGCAAAATCAGATATTGAGGGGATGGAGAGGGTCTTAAATGAAATGGAGAACCAATCCTACATCGTCATGGACTGGAACACCTATGCTGCTGTGGCAAATATATATGTTAAAGCAGGCTTAAATGATAAAGCTAACAGTTTCCTCAATAAAGCGGAGGAGAAAATAGATAATAAAGAAGGGCTCGGGTATAATTACCTCATTTCTGTGTATTCTAGACTGGGAAACAAAGATGAAGTAATCAGATTATGGTTTCTTGAGAAGAGTGCTCTAAAGAGGTGCATAAATAGGGATTACATAAATATGTTAGAAGCTCTAGTGAGACTTGATACACTTGAAGCAGCGGAACAGTTGCTGAAGGAGTGGGAGACATCCGATAACTGTTATGATATCCGAGTGCCATACATAGTCATTATAGGGTATATTGATAAAAAGCTATATGAAAAGGCAGAGACCATGCTTGAAGATTTATCTACAAAAGGGAAGATACTAACACCAAATATTTGGGGAAGACTGGCAGCAGGTTACCTAGATAAAGGTGAGTTTGAGAGGGCTGTGAAATGCATGAAAGTTGCTTTGTCCTTGAAGAAGGATAGGAAAGGTTGGAAGCCTGATCCTAAGGGCATCATGAGAATATTCAGTTGGTTTGAGGAGAATGGCAGTGTGAATGACGCTGAATCATTTTTTAATTCACTGAGGCCTGTTGTCGCCGTAAATAGAGAGATGTATCATGTCTTACTAAAATTATATATAGCAGGTGGTAAAGAAGTTGAAAGACTTCTAAACAGTATGAGAGCTGATAACATTGATGAAAATGAAGAAACAAAGTTGATACTTGGATTACAACCCAACGAGATTCAAACAGTTAAATGTTCTGTATGA
- the LOC132621333 gene encoding pentatricopeptide repeat-containing protein At4g21705, mitochondrial isoform X2 — MQLNRRIFQGLTGIACRFYHSDKGKKATLYSKISPLGNPNCSVTNELDEWVCKGKKVRFAELQRIILDLRKRKRFTQALQASDWLKNSGIFTFSSTEHAVQLDLLGKVHGFPAAESYFNNLSKEDKNDKTFGALLHCYVRQCQTEKALTHLRRMEEEGVSLSSVAFNDIMSLYTRTDEYERIPEMLRHMKEIGVRPDNLSYRICINSYGAKSDIEGMERVLNEMENQSYIVMDWNTYAAVANIYVKAGLNDKANSFLNKAEEKIDNKEGLGYNYLISVYSRLGNKDEVIRLWFLEKSALKRCINRDYINMLEALVRLDTLEAAEQLLKEWETSDNCYDIRVPYIVIIGYIDKKLYEKAETMLEDLSTKGKILTPNIWGRLAAGYLDKGEFERAVKCMKVALSLKKDRKGWKPDPKGIMRIFSWFEENGSVNDAESFFNSLRPVVAVNREMYHVLLKLYIAGGKEVERLLNSMRADNIDENEETKLILGLQPNEIQTVKCSV; from the exons ATGCAATTGAATCGCCGGATATTCCAAGGCCTAACCGGAATAGCATGTCGATTTTACCATTCAGACAAGGGGAAGAAAGCGACACTCTATTCTAAAATAAGTCCACTTGGAAACCCCAACTGTAGCGTAACGAATGAGCTGGATGAATGGGTTTGCAAGGGCAAAAAAGTCAGATTTGCTGAGCTTCAACGCATCATTCTTGATCTTCGCAAACGTAAACGCTTCACTCAGGCCCTCCAG GCGTCCGACTGGTTGAAGAATTCTGGTATTTTCACTTTTTCATCAACCGAGCATGCAGTACAACTGGATCTGTTAGGTAAGGTTCACGGGTTTCCTGCTGCAGAAAGCTACTTCAATAACTTGAGCAAAGAAGATAAGAATGATAAGACATTTGGTGCTCTTCTACACTGTTATGTTCGGCAGTGCCAAACTGAAAAGGCACTGACACATCTGCGGAGGATGGAGGAGGAAGGTGTTTCTCTATCTTCTGTGGCCTTCAATGATATAATGTCACTGTACACAAGAACCGATGAGTATGAACGGATCCCTGAAATGCTGCGGCATATGAAGGAAATTGGGGTACGTCCTGACAATTTAAGTTACAGAATATGTATTAATTCGTATGGAGCAAAATCAGATATTGAGGGGATGGAGAGGGTCTTAAATGAAATGGAGAACCAATCCTACATCGTCATGGACTGGAACACCTATGCTGCTGTGGCAAATATATATGTTAAAGCAGGCTTAAATGATAAAGCTAACAGTTTCCTCAATAAAGCGGAGGAGAAAATAGATAATAAAGAAGGGCTCGGGTATAATTACCTCATTTCTGTGTATTCTAGACTGGGAAACAAAGATGAAGTAATCAGATTATGGTTTCTTGAGAAGAGTGCTCTAAAGAGGTGCATAAATAGGGATTACATAAATATGTTAGAAGCTCTAGTGAGACTTGATACACTTGAAGCAGCGGAACAGTTGCTGAAGGAGTGGGAGACATCCGATAACTGTTATGATATCCGAGTGCCATACATAGTCATTATAGGGTATATTGATAAAAAGCTATATGAAAAGGCAGAGACCATGCTTGAAGATTTATCTACAAAAGGGAAGATACTAACACCAAATATTTGGGGAAGACTGGCAGCAGGTTACCTAGATAAAGGTGAGTTTGAGAGGGCTGTGAAATGCATGAAAGTTGCTTTGTCCTTGAAGAAGGATAGGAAAGGTTGGAAGCCTGATCCTAAGGGCATCATGAGAATATTCAGTTGGTTTGAGGAGAATGGCAGTGTGAATGACGCTGAATCATTTTTTAATTCACTGAGGCCTGTTGTCGCCGTAAATAGAGAGATGTATCATGTCTTACTAAAATTATATATAGCAGGTGGTAAAGAAGTTGAAAGACTTCTAAACAGTATGAGAGCTGATAACATTGATGAAAATGAAGAAACAAAGTTGATACTTGGATTACAACCCAACGAGATTCAAACAGTTAAATGTTCTGTATGA
- the LOC132621334 gene encoding uncharacterized protein LOC132621334 encodes MASHQIAGGITRDEDSRPLYFNGEHYRHWKARMRTYVQSIDYQLWLVIQDGPLPIPGDDKGKKHEGEASATTSKINKYTKEQMDVMQTNARAKHLLYHALSMEEFENVSSCETAKEIWDKLEMLHEGIITQKVKEAKISLLFHEYDHFLMKEDETIKDMFRRFNKILGDLKALGKSYSNGEQVRKILRILPRVWQTYVDAIPYESFVQMSYDELRNKLIVYEKSFLQRHGQMLHSKPFLMK; translated from the coding sequence ATGGCTAGTCATCAAATTGCAGGAGGAATCACTCGGGACGAAGACTCGAGGCCACTATACTTCAACGGAGAACATTATCGCCATTGGAAGGCTAGAATGAGAACCTATGTTCAATCAATTGACTATCAATTATGGTTAGTCATTCAGGACGGACCACTACCGATTCCTGGCGATGACAAGGGAAAGAAACATGAAGGCGAGGCATCCGCTACTACATCAAAAATCAATAAATACACAAAAGAACAAATGGATGTCATGCAAACGAATGCTAGAGCTAAGCACCTACTTTACCATGCTTTGAGCATGGAAGAGTTCGAAAACGTCTCAAGTTGTGAAACTGCAAAGGAAATATGGGACAAGTTGGAGATGCTCCATGAAGGTATAATTACACAGAAAGTAAAGGAAGCCAAGATAAGTCTTCTGTTTCATGAGTACGACCATTTCTTGATGAAAGAAGATGAAACAATTAAAGACATGTTCCGGAGATTTAATAAAATTCTTGGAGACCTCAAGGCTTTAGGAAAATCCTACTCTAATGGTGAACAAGTCAGAAAAATTCTGAGGATTTTGCCTAGAGTGTGGCAAACTTATGTTGATGCAATTCCATATGAAAGTTTTGTTCAAATGTCATATGATGAACTTCGAAACAAGCTGATTGTTTATGAGAAATCTTTTCTTCAGAGGCATGGACAGATGTTGCATTCAAAACCTTTCTTGATGAAATAG
- the LOC132621496 gene encoding monothiol glutaredoxin-S17, with amino-acid sequence MGSVKEVQSKAELDKIVGDGSPAILHFWASWCEASKHMDQVFSQLSTDFPHAHFLRVEAEEQPEISEQHSVSAVPYFVFFKEGNAVDTLEGADPSSLANKVAKIAGSITPGDPAAPASLGMAAGPTVLETVQELARENGAPQKVSSSGVDDRLTKRLQQLVASHPIILFMKGTPEEPQCGFSQKVVDILKKEKVKFGSFDILTDNEVREGLKKFSNWPTYPQLYCKGELLGGCDIVITMHDSGELTEVFKDHGVGISDTLEAKPNKTAGPSGLSAALTTRLAGLINSSPVMLFMKGTADEPRCGFSRKVVDILKQEKVELETFDILTDDEVRQGLKVYSNWSSYPQLYIKGELIGGSDIVLEMQKSGELKKVLAEKGIHSLEDRLKNLLNSSPVMLFMKGTPDSPRCGFSSKVVNALKEEGVDFGSFDILSDEEVRQGLKTFSNWPTYPQLYYKGELVGGCDIVLELHSGGELKSTLSE; translated from the exons ATGGGATCAGTGAAGGAAGTTCAATCAAAGGCAGAACTTGATAAGATTGTGGGAGATGGTTCACCTGCTATTTTACACTTTTGGGCATCATGGTGTGAAGCTTCTAAGCATATGGACCAAGTCTTTTCTCAGCTTTCTACTGATTTCCCACATGCCCATTTTCTCAGA GTTGAAGCTGAAGAACAGCCTGAGATATCTGAGCAACACTCTGTTTCTGCTGTTCCTTACTTTGTATTCTTCAAG GAAGGTAACGCTGTTGATACGTTGGAAGGAGCGGATCCCTCTAGTTTGGCTAACAAGGTTGCAAAAATTGCTGGGTCAATCACTCCTGGGGATCCTGCTGCTCCTGCTAGCCTAGGGATGGCTGCAGGTCCCACTGTTCTTGAAACAGTTCAGGAATTGGCTAGAGAAAATGGCGCTCCTCAAAAGGTGTCAAGTTCCGGTGTTGATGATCGACTAACTAAGCGACTTCAGCAGCTGGTTGCTTCTCACCCAATAATACTTTTTATGAAAGGGACCCCTGAAGAACCCCAGTGTGGTTTTAGTCAGAAAGTTGTCGACATCTTGAAGAAAGAGAAGGTCAAATTTGGAAGTTTTGATATTCTAACGGACAATGAGGTCCGTGAGGGGTTGAAGAAATTTTCCAATTGGCCAACATATCCTCAACTGTACTGCAAAGGTGAACTTCTTGGTGGTTGTGATATTGTTATAACTATGCATGACAGCGGTGAGCTTACGGAAGTTTTCAAGGATCACGGGGTTGGAATCTCTGATACTCTTGAAGCTAAACCAAATAAAACTGCGGGTCCATCTGGCTTGAGTGCTGCCCTGACTACTCGTCTGGCAGGTCTAATCAATTCTAGCCCAGTTATGCTGTTTATGAAAGGAACAGCTGATGAACCCCGATGTGGATTCAGCAGAAAGGTGGTTGATATTCTTAAACAGGAGAAAGTAGAGTTAGAGACTTTTGACATTCTTACTGATGATGAAGTCCGTCAAGGACTGAAAGTTTACTCCAATTGGTCTAGTTATCCGCAGCTGTACATAAAAGGTGAACTTATCGGTGGATCAGACATAGTACTGGAGATGCAAAAAAGTGGTGAGCTTAAGAAGGTTCTAGCTGAAAAGGGGATACACAGCCTTGAAGACCGTTTAAAGAATCTCCTAAACTCTTCACCTGTAATGCTGTTTATGAAGGGTACACCAGATTCTCCAAGGTGTGGTTTCAGCTCCAAGGTGGTAAATGCCTTGAAGGAGGAAGGGGTTGATTTTGGATCCTTTGACATTCTATCCGACGAAGAAGTTAGGCAGGGATTAAAGACTTTCTCCAACTGGCCGACTTATCCACAGCTGTATTACAAAGGCGAACTCGTAGGAGGATGTGATATCGTGCTGGAATTACATAGTGGGGGTGAACTGAAGTCAACATTGTCTGAATAG
- the LOC132624572 gene encoding toMV susceptible protein tm-2-like yields MEVIAIAAVTKKVVDIIGTLALEEGYRLYWLREQMEWIQREMAKIQSFLKEADSNPTSSETLTTIRRQIRELAYDIEDIMDKYFPRLASHKAKGKDYLCCLCNCCTAHELALEIEAIKGRVEAIYNAKTTYPTCDIGSSGHDTIWEVRKNFLYGDEEPNIVGFQDDIDELKKMLLDPNTAYDVISVVGISGLGKTTLAKKIFNIAKVELAKDSPYDLHFECSAKVYVSQKQNVEELWKDIAKQIGVNKEEMDVSHVATALSAFLSKKRYVIFLDDLWSDETWDKLSIAFPNNPKIGSRIIITSQSRRVGRHVGGKNSLYKLQHLDLKSSQRLFNELLMKGASTGETFSPSLKAIGQEILTKCHGLPLAITIVAGMLRQRKRKQHTWDYILQSLNKDGQLSKVLDLSYQDLPIYLKPCFLYFGLFPKDHEIRASEIINLWVAEKFIPLSEQIPLADDEGEAYLGELVDRNLIQVVSRRSGGRIRSCSIHGLLHSRCISLASEDNLFKTWNNIASNSSTSSRVRRFTTEGSSLSQFLSSEGQTLKIRTLFCLQGSDELSKKHLTRVLQEFKFLRVLVIECLELPLKFPKDLCNLRHLRHLKLSGYGLEKLPKGMSSLQDLLTLDVRGCPSIRLPNSIWKLKNLRNLLVHEHIHCICRTKAPLPNLQILSLIRGDSLEPKHWENMRNLRKLGIYYPLKEDRKINVLWFTTHQAEKLENLRLEWHLDSLEKSMDLSQCNKLQKLHLRGFIQSMPHFGNFPPNLTELSLVASQLEEDALENLKRLPRLKVLKLGQNSFVGAKIVCVGSQEFPSLEDLRIDELLSLNELRIEKGGMPRLKKLCYCKGLRVQVDNTRSLNMVVTINY; encoded by the coding sequence ATGGAGGTAATTGCCATTGCTGCTGTGACAAAGAAAGTTGTTGATATCATAGGCACTCTTGCCCTTGAAGAAGGATATCGCTTGTACTGGTTGCGCGAACAAATGGAGTGGATCCAACGAGAGATGGCGAAGATTCAGTCATTCTTGAAAGAAGCAGATTCCAATCCAACTAGTAGTGAAACATTGACAACAATAAGAAGACAAATCAGAGAACTTGCTTATGATATTGAGGATATCATGGACAAGTACTTCCCAAGGTTAGCTTCACACAAGGCCAAGGGAAAGGACTATCTTTGCTGTTTGTGTAATTGCTGCACTGCACATGAACTTGCATTGGAAATTGAAGCAATAAAAGGCAGGGTGGAGGCAATCTATAATGCCAAGACGACGTATCCCACGTGTGATATTGGTAGTAGTGGTCATGATACTATATGGGAAGTAAGAAAGAATTTCCTTTATGGTGATGAAGAACCAAATATTGTTGGTTTTCAGGATGACATTGACGAATTGAAGAAAATGTTACTTGATCCAAACACTGCCTATGATGTGATCTCGGTCGTTGGGATATCTGGTCTTGGCAAAACCACTCTGGCCAAGAAAATATTCAACATTGCTAAGGTCGAGTTAGCAAAAGATAGTCCTTATGACCTTCATTTTGAGTGTTCAGCTAAAGTTTATGTTTCTCAAAAACAAAATGTGGAGGAGCTATGGAAGGATATAGCTAAGCAAATCGGCGTCAACAAGGAGGAAATGGATGTCAGTCATGTGGCTACTGCCCTGTCTGCATTTCTGAGCAAGAAGAGGTATGTCATTTTTTTGGATGATTTATGGAGTGATGAAACATGGGACAAATTAAGCATCGCGTTTCCTAATAACCCCAAAATTGGAAGTAGAATAATTATCACATCTCAATCTCGTCGGGTAGGGAGACATGTTGGAGGGAAAAACTCTCTCTACAAGCTGCAGCATTTAGATTTAAAAAGTAGTCAAAGGCTTTTCAATGAACTACTTATGAAAGGGGCAAGTACTGGAGAAACATTTTCACCCAGTCTAAAAGCTATTGGCCAAGAAATTTTAACAAAGTGTCATGGCTTACCACTTGCAATTACTATAGTAGCAGGAATGTTGAGGCAAAGGAAAAGAAAACAACACACATGGGATTATATCCTCCAGAGTTTAAACAAGGATGGTCAACTTTCAAAGGTCCTTGATTTAAGTTATCAAGATTTGCCAATTTATTTAAAACCCTGCTTCCTTTATTTTGGACTATTTCCAAAAGATCATGAAATCAGGGCAAGTGAAATAATTAATCTATGGGTTGCAGAGAAATTTATTCCATTGAGTGAACAAATACCTTTGGCTGATGATGAGGGAGAGGCTTATTTAGGTGAATTGGTTGATAGGAACTTGATTCAAGTGGTAAGTAGAAGATCTGGTGGAAGGATTAGAAGTTGCAGCATTCATGGTCTTTTACATTCAAGATGCATTTCACTTGCATCTGAGGACAACTTGTTCAAAACTTGGAATAACATAGCTTCCAATTCTAGTACAAGTAGTAGGGTTCGGAGATTCACAACCGAGGGAAGTAGCCTCTCCCAATTTCTTTCTTCGGAAGGTCAAACTCTCAAAATCCGCACACTTTTTTGTCTCCAAGGCTCTGATGAACTCTCGAAGAAGCATCTGACACGAGTTCTTCAAGAGTTCAAGTTCCTTAGGGTCCTTGTAATAGAATGTCTTGAACTTCCACTAAAATTTCCAAAGGATTTATGCAATCTAAGACACTTGAGGCACCTCAAGTTAAGCGGCTATGGTCTTGAAAAGCTCCCAAAAGGTATGTCTAGTCTCCAAGATTTACTCACTTTGGATGTCCGCGGCTGCCCGTCTATCAGACTTCCAAATTCTATTTGGAAACTGAAGAACTTGAGGAATCTCCTCGTACACGAGCACATACATTGCATTTGTCGAACCAAGGCTCCTTTGCCAAATCTTCAAATACTAAGCCTGATTCGAGGAGACAGTTTGGAGCCTAAACATTGGGAAAACATGAGAAATTTGAGAAAGTTAGGGATATATTATCCTTTAAAGGAAGATAGAAAAATCAATGTCCTCTGGTTTACCACACATCAAGCTGAGAAGTTGGAGAATTTGCGTCTCGAGTGGCACCTTGATTCATTGGAAAAGTCCATGGATTTATCACAATGTAACAAACTTCAGAAACTACACTTGAGGGGATTTATTCAGTCAATGCCCCACTTTGGTAATTTCCCTCCAAATCTGACAGAGTTATCTCTTGTTGCAAGTCAACTTGAAGAGGACGCGTTAGAAAATCTTAAGAGACTCCCTCGACTAAAGGTCTTGAAATTGGGTCAAAATTCTTTTGTTGGTGCCAAAATTGTTTGTGTTGGATCTCAAGAATTTCCGAGCCTTGAAGATCTTAGAATTGATGAATTATTGTCTCTAAATGAGCTAAGAATAGAGAAAGGGGGGATGCCAAGGCTCAAAAAGTTGTGTTATTGTAAAGGGCTTAGAGTACAAGTTGATAACACTAGGTCCTTGAACATGGTGGTAACAATAAATTATTAG